Proteins from a single region of Euleptes europaea isolate rEulEur1 chromosome 21, rEulEur1.hap1, whole genome shotgun sequence:
- the LOC130492757 gene encoding BTB/POZ domain-containing protein KCTD5, giving the protein MAADGACELLLPLPGVGASAGAGCRRCGVGGGKWVRLNVGGTCFLTTRQTLCRDPKSFLFRLCQADPDLDSDKDETGAYLIDRDPTYFGPVLNYLRHGKLVINKDLAEEGVLEEAEFYNITSLIKLVKDKIRERDSKVSQLPAKHVYRVLQCQEEELTQMVSTMSDGWKFEQLVSIGSSYNYGNEDQAEFLCVVSKELHNAPSGTASEPSEKAKILQERGSRM; this is encoded by the exons ATGGCGGCGGACGGCGCCTgcgagctgctgctgccgctgccgggTGTGGGGGCGTCGGCGGGGGCGGGCTGCCGGCGCTGCGGCGTCGGGGGCGGCAAGTGGGTGCGGCTGAACGTGGGCGGCACCTGCTTCCTCACCACCCGGCAGACCCTCTGCAGGGACCCCAAGAGCTTCCTCTTCCGCCTCTGCCAGGCCGACCCGGACCTCGACTCCGACAAG GATGAAACAGGCGCCTACTTGATAGACCGGGATCCGACCTACTTTGGACCAGTGTTGAACTATCTCCGGCACGGGAAGCTGGTGATCAACAAAGACCTCGCTGAGGAAG GTGTGCTTGAAGAAGCTGAATTCTACAACATCACATCCTTAATAAAGCTTGTGAAGGACAAAATCAGGGAGAGGGACAGCAAAGTTTCACAG TTGCCGGCCAAGCACGTTTACAGGGTCCTGCAGTGCCAGGAAGAGGAACTGACCCAGATGGTCTCCACCATGTCTGATGGCTGGAAGTTTGAGCAG CTCGTCAGCATTGGCTCTTCCTACAACTACGGGAACGAAGACCAGGCTGAATTTCTGTGTGTCGTCTCCAAGGAGCTGCACAACGCCCCATCTGGGACTGCCAGTGAGCCCAGTGAGAAGGCCAAG atcttGCAGGAACGTGGTTCTAGGATGTAA